The window GGTCTGCATTGGTCAGCTGCGCATCGGTCAGATCCGCGCCAGCCAGGTCCGCGCCAGCCAGGCGTGCGGCGGGCAGGGACGCGTAGCTCAAGTTCGCGCCGTTCAGGTGCGCTGCGGTCAGGATCGCGTCGCGCAGGAACGCGCGGTTCAGGTGCGCGCCGACCAGGTCCGCGCCGGTCAGGTCCGCGCCGACTAGGCGCGCGTCGCTGAGATACGCGTCGGTCAGGATCGCATTGGGCAGGTGCGCGCGGTTCAGGTACGCGTCGACTAGGTTCGCGCCGGTCAGGTCCGCGCCAGCCAGATTCGTGTCGCTCAGGAACGCGTTGGTGAGGTCCGCGCCGACCAGGCGCGCGTTGGTCAGGTCCGCGCCGCCCAGGTCTGCGCCAGCCAGGTCCGCGCGGCTCAGGTGCGAGCCGACCAGGCGGGCGTTGCCCAGGTCCGAGCCGACCAGGTTCAGGAAACCGCCAGACGGTGGTGAGTGCTTCCTGAGCTCTTGGGCCTCGGGAACGGCCTCTCGGGGTGTTTCCTGTGCGCGCTGTGCGATGGCCTCAGCAGTTGCGGTGATAGCTGTAGCGGGTGCGTCGGGGCACGCGAGATAGAGCAGTCCGCGCAGGGCGGCTGCACGCTGGGCGCGTTCGGCGTCCGTCACCACGTCTCCAGGGTAGGCCGGGGTCTCATAGCGGACCGCGCCGCCGTTTGATGCAGATGGGACAGCGGTAGTCGGGCCGGTTGTTGACTGCCAGCAAGAAGTCGATGGCTGCGTTCTCAGCCTGTCGCACGGTGGCTGCGGCGCCGGTCTGTGGGGCTGCGGCCGTTCCCATGATTGCCTCGATCAGGTAGGTGAAGTGCTTCTCTGCCCATTTCCAGTCCGGTTCGGCGTCCGGTCCGGCGCCTTGAGGGCGATGGCGGGCACCGAACGCGTGGACCGCGGCCTTGACGGCGTCGCTGCCCTGTTCGTACACGTCGTGCAGGGAGATCACGTGTGGGCCCCGGATGAGGGGGGCGGATCGGATTGCTCAGCCAAACGACGCAGTTCGTCGAGGACGTCTCCCAGTTCACGCGCGTGGTGAGCCTGGATCTGCTCGGTGATGACGTAGCCGGCCGCAGCTCCGATGATGGCGGGGATCGCGGCCCATCCAATCAGGGACAGCGGCCACGCGCACCACTGAGGGCGCACGTCCGCGGGGGAGGTGATCCCCGTCAGCACGTTGTAGGCGTTCGCCCACCCGATCAGAAACCCGTCGAGGACGTACAGCGCCCCGCACACCGTGAGCACGACGGCGCCCCGGCTGAGCAGCCAGTAACTGAACCGGGGGAGGGCGTGCCGGTCGGCCCACCACGCCCGCAGTCGTTGCCACCGACCAGGTGGCGGGGGACCGCCGGGCGGGGACACGGGTTCTGTGGACACTCTGATGACCATATGGGCCAGGGCGTCCTCCCGGGAGGAGAACGGCGGTCATGAACTCCCAGAATATTCTGATGAGTTACTTGTCCCCTGCCATCTGAACCAGGACGACGGGCCGTTTTGCAGGCGAAGGGCTTACCGCGTGCGGGCAGGCTCACCAGTCGAACGGTGTGGCCAACTGCCTTGCACAGGGTGGCCAAGTAGCGCACTCAGTCACACCTCGGGTGATCTGCGACGGCGGGCAGGTGGTCGAGTTCGTGATGGCCGGCTTCGACCCGGCGCATGAGGTGGAGCCGTACCGCAGCTATCTCTGGCGGCTCAACATTTCCGCGGACCGGCAGGGGCAGGGGTACGGCACCTTCGCGGTGGCGGCGGTGTGTGCCGAGGCCCGGAGCCGCGGCCAGCGCCGGCTGTGGGTGTCCTGGCAGCCGGGGGACGGCGGGCCGGAACCCTTCTATGTACGGCTCGGCTTCCGGGTATCCGGCGAGGTGGTGGACGGAGAGATCGTCGCCGAACGGGAGCTGTAGCTCCGCTCCGTTGTGGATTCGTGCGCGGCGGACCGCTCACTCTGACGGGCCATCCGAGTACGCCACACCGACCCCCGAGCACGGGCTCAACTGCTTCGATCCGCAAGGAGTTCCCGGCGGCCTTTCGCAAGATGCGTCGAGGCCGTACCTACCTCAATGTCGGCCTGTTGTCTGCACCGCGCCGGATCCTGTGGGGGAGAGGCCATGCCCGCGGCCATCGTGACGGATCCCGAGCGGGAGCTGCGGATCGCGGCCGAACTCGCCGCGGCGCGCGGCAGAGTGGCATGCCTCCAGCTCCCGAGCAGCGACCAGTTGAGCCACCACCCTCGTGACCCGGTGCGCACAGCCGGACTTCTCCCGCCCTCTGCCCGGCCCTTAATCGCCTTTCGTGCCTTGCCGGGCGGGAGCTAGTGTGCGCGCAGGGAGTGACCCATGAGGAGCGAAGACATGGTCGGTCGTCCGAGCACGCGTTGACGTCTGAGGCCGTGAGCGGCCTGTCATCGCGTGCTGCCCTTGATGCGCGGCACAGCGAGCGTTCCTTTTCCCGCTGCCTGACATGTTGGCGGGTCTCGTCTTCGGTCATCCGAGGGGTCCCTGTGCCGTCCTCTTCCTCCGCTGTATCCGATTCCGGTCGGCCTGTTCCGTCC of the Streptomyces sp. NBC_00287 genome contains:
- a CDS encoding pentapeptide repeat-containing protein, which codes for MVTDAERAQRAAALRGLLYLACPDAPATAITATAEAIAQRAQETPREAVPEAQELRKHSPPSGGFLNLVGSDLGNARLVGSHLSRADLAGADLGGADLTNARLVGADLTNAFLSDTNLAGADLTGANLVDAYLNRAHLPNAILTDAYLSDARLVGADLTGADLVGAHLNRAFLRDAILTAAHLNGANLSYASLPAARLAGADLAGADLTDAQLTNADLTDAQLTGADLTNADLTEAHLTRADLTRAELSYADLAGADLTGAQLMGAVGMRLPPGAIWDWETTWPAELASVVAEQSDEVRPGVYRVRTGPAPDRSGAVRV
- a CDS encoding DUF6313 family protein, producing MSTEPVSPPGGPPPPGRWQRLRAWWADRHALPRFSYWLLSRGAVVLTVCGALYVLDGFLIGWANAYNVLTGITSPADVRPQWCAWPLSLIGWAAIPAIIGAAAGYVITEQIQAHHARELGDVLDELRRLAEQSDPPPSSGAHT
- a CDS encoding GNAT family N-acetyltransferase; this encodes MICDGGQVVEFVMAGFDPAHEVEPYRSYLWRLNISADRQGQGYGTFAVAAVCAEARSRGQRRLWVSWQPGDGGPEPFYVRLGFRVSGEVVDGEIVAEREL